The following coding sequences lie in one Vicia villosa cultivar HV-30 ecotype Madison, WI unplaced genomic scaffold, Vvil1.0 ctg.000108F_1_1, whole genome shotgun sequence genomic window:
- the LOC131624212 gene encoding uncharacterized protein LOC131624212: MEGIAVNPSEATVKTTTSRGVVRPAEIQQIPKRTRSYVLKQMLEECRRVKKESMDAIEEIEEALVKPEPLSEEDEQGALRKDVVGHAEIPERSKGKQQKSGKGVQHGKKSYHVAVYRASFQTSSSQRNSGAKTMSDRVKGKRQVVGNSVDKSPKLQEDKANARPSRRGVGRANYRRSSTSAPVSVKEASWTRIVDNPEKLRKNALFIPRAVIRECIYGKIPRVTLIDRSNDVPYYCQMMKREDTVDRYLCGMWSDFCKDRNLQKGDTLRFSITYPPVESIVVAVERGKADGVSR, encoded by the exons ATGGAAGGAATTGCAGTCAACCCATCCGAAGCTACGGTGAAGACCACGACATCAAG GGGTGTAGTTCGTCCGGCTGAAATCCAACAGATTCCGAAACGAACACGGAGTTATGTGTTGAAACAGATGTTAGAGGAGTGCCGTCGTGTGAAAAAAGAAAGCATGGATGCCATTGAGGAAATAGAGGAAGCGTTGGTGAAACCAGAACCTCTGTCTGAGGAAGATGAACAGGGTGCACTGAGAAAAGATGTTGTGGGTCATGCTGAAATTCCAGAACGCAGCAAAGGGAAACAACAGAAGTCAGGAAAAGGTGTTCAGCATGGAAAAAAAAGCTATCATGTCGCTGTCTACAGGGCATCCTTTCAAACTTCGTCATCCCAAAG GAATTCTGGAGCGAAAACAATGTCGGACAGGGTGAAAGGCAAGAGGCAAGTTGTCGGAAACAGTGTGGACAAATCACCAAAGTTGCAGGAAGACAAAGCCAATGCAAGACCTTCTCGCAGGGGTGTCGGACGTGCTAATTACAGAAG GAGTTCGACTTCTGCACCGGTGTCTGTTAAGGAGGCTAGCTGGACCAGGATTGTGGACAACCCTGAGAAGCTGAGAAAGAATGCTTTG TTTATTCCAAGAGCTGTCATTCGTGAATGCATCTATGGCAAGATTCCCAGAGTAACCTTGATCGATCGCAGCAATGATGTCCCCTACTACTGCCAGATGATGAAGAGGGAGGACACGGTGGATAGGTATTTATGTGGCATGTGGTCGGATTTTTGCAAAGACCGCAACCTTCAGAAGGGAGACACACTGCGCTTCTCTATCACATATCCTCCGGTGGAATCGATTGTGGTGGCTGTAGAGCGTGGAAAAGCAGATGGAGTTTCGCGTTAA